A portion of the Diprion similis isolate iyDipSimi1 chromosome 4, iyDipSimi1.1, whole genome shotgun sequence genome contains these proteins:
- the LOC124406076 gene encoding COP9 signalosome complex subunit 6, with protein sequence MSEQIPVEMEVDESNVVSAMDTTPVTDNTKSVMASSGTVGSVSISLHPLVIMNVSEHWTRLRAQEGSDQLVYGALIGKQKGRNIEIMNSFELLFTSIGDEVIIDRDYYNTKEEQFKQVFSEMDFLGWYTTGDAPTDRDIRVHKQLCEINECPVLLKLDPRSKHTDQLSVAMYESVIDLVNGEATMLFVPLTYTLATEEAERIGVDHVARMCTNDQAESSLVAEHLTAQHSAIKMLNSRVKLVLRYVEAVQSGELKGNHEVLRAACSLGHRLPVLNSPKFRADFYNQCNDFGLVTYLGIITKGCNDINQFVNKFNILYDRQGMGRRMRSLFF encoded by the exons ATGAGCGAGCAGATACCTGTTGAGATGGAAGTAGATGAAAGCAATGTTGTTAGCGCGATGGATACAACCCCAGTCACAGATAACACGAAGAGTGTGATGGCCTCGTCTGGCACTGTCGGCTCAGTGTCAATCAGCTTGCATCCCCTCGTCATAATGAATGTTAGCGAACACTGGACGAGGCTTAGGGCGCAGGAAGGCTCCGATCAACTGG TTTACGGAGCGCTGATCGGTAAACAAAAGGGACGCAACATAGAGATAATGAATTCTTTCGAACTTTTATTTACGTCTATTGGTGACGAGGTGATCATTGATCGAGATTACTACAATACAAAAGAAGAACAGTTTAAGCAGGTGTTTAGTGAAATGGATTTTCTTGGGTGGTACACAACAGGAGATGCCCCAACAGACAGAGACATCAGGGTACACAAACAGCTATGCGAAATTAATGAATGTCCTGTCCTACTTAAACTAGATCCAAGGTCTAAACATACAGAC CAATTATCTGTTGCAATGTACGAGTCTGTGATCGATTTAGTAAATGGCGAAGCCACCATGCTATTTGTACCATTAACATATACATTAGCAACAGAAGAAGCCGAAAGAATTGGAGTTGATCACGTAGCACGAATGTGTACTAACGATCAGGCTGAAAGTTCATTGg TGGCGGAGCACTTGACTGCACAACACAGTGCAATTAAGATGCTTAATTCAAGGGTTAAACTTGTTCTGAGATACGTTGAAGCTGTTCAAAGCGGAGAACTGAAAGGGAACCATGAAGTATTGCGAGCTGCATGCTCACTGGGACATCGATTACCTGTTTTAAATAGTCCAAAGTTCCGAGCAGACTTTTACAAC caATGCAACGATTTTGGTCTAGTGACATATCTTGGAATAATAACAAAAGGATGCAACGATATAAATCAATTTGTGaacaaattcaacattttataCGACCGACAAGGAATGGGCCGTCGCATGCGAAGTCTCTTCTTTTAA